From Candidatus Pedobacter colombiensis, one genomic window encodes:
- a CDS encoding glycosyltransferase — MKILFILPEYLPHSGGGISTYYQHYIQAMKPHCEKISVIVGSGYLQSYDHFDDDGVAVEYLRPDLFLQYSTQFSKYDLLPDFKNNIAAAWAMWQQARQGDDFDIIECTDFGLGFIPWAIHHQKPVITRLHGSSGQIALHEHPINGGLVAEMYRQTELALLPLSDSLITYSQANQTFWNQMLTSKSVHHFHPIYTVSNPILPYKERENFGLVTARMQQWKGPVQLSAALQLMENPPLIKWIGRDMPFNDELGTDAYLKAKFPGIWGKKIIPQRPLANEEIKPLQQQAKFGIVPSSWDMFNFSCLEFLAAGTPVICAEEAGVSELIEHGKNGFKYPANDLEALAQCIQTITESDEESYHQIALSGLETISTLLSATMLIPGYLEHYQSVVSNFNPGSSNVFLNESYSPSAHEYPIASILDKQSLKKLMIYIYNRLKSKFL, encoded by the coding sequence TTGAAAATACTTTTTATACTTCCTGAATATCTTCCACACTCAGGTGGTGGAATATCCACTTATTACCAGCATTATATTCAGGCTATGAAGCCTCATTGCGAAAAAATAAGTGTGATTGTAGGCAGTGGTTACTTGCAGTCTTATGATCATTTTGATGATGATGGCGTAGCCGTTGAATACCTTAGGCCGGATTTATTTCTTCAATATTCAACTCAGTTTAGCAAGTACGATTTATTGCCTGATTTTAAAAACAATATAGCCGCTGCCTGGGCGATGTGGCAACAAGCCCGGCAGGGAGATGATTTTGACATCATCGAATGTACTGACTTTGGTTTAGGTTTTATTCCTTGGGCTATTCATCACCAAAAACCTGTAATTACTCGCTTACACGGAAGCTCAGGGCAAATTGCCTTGCATGAACATCCCATTAACGGGGGACTGGTGGCCGAGATGTATCGGCAAACCGAATTGGCTTTGTTGCCATTAAGTGATAGCCTGATTACCTATAGCCAGGCCAATCAAACTTTCTGGAACCAGATGCTGACTTCAAAATCCGTCCATCATTTCCACCCCATTTACACAGTTTCCAATCCTATCCTACCTTATAAAGAACGTGAAAACTTTGGTTTGGTTACCGCCAGGATGCAGCAATGGAAAGGCCCTGTACAACTATCTGCAGCATTACAGCTCATGGAAAACCCACCATTAATTAAATGGATTGGACGCGATATGCCTTTTAATGATGAATTGGGGACCGATGCTTACCTGAAAGCAAAGTTCCCAGGCATTTGGGGCAAAAAAATCATCCCGCAGCGGCCCCTAGCAAATGAAGAGATAAAGCCCTTACAGCAGCAGGCAAAATTTGGCATTGTTCCCTCCTCCTGGGATATGTTTAATTTCAGTTGTCTGGAATTTTTAGCCGCAGGCACCCCTGTAATTTGCGCTGAAGAGGCCGGGGTATCCGAATTGATTGAACATGGTAAAAACGGATTTAAATACCCTGCAAATGATCTTGAAGCGCTGGCTCAATGCATCCAAACAATAACTGAATCAGATGAAGAATCGTACCATCAAATCGCCTTGTCGGGATTGGAGACCATCAGTACTTTGCTTTCGGCAACAATGCTAATTCCCGGTTACCTCGAACATTACCAATCCGTTGTCAGTAATTTCAATCCAGGCTCATCTAATGTGTTTTTAAATGAATCCTACAGCCCCTCAGCTCATGAATACCCCATTGCCTCTATCCTTGACAAACAGTCCTTAAAAAAACTGATGATTTACATTTACAACAGGCTAAAATCAAAGTTTTTGTAG